From a single Miscanthus floridulus cultivar M001 chromosome 8, ASM1932011v1, whole genome shotgun sequence genomic region:
- the LOC136470355 gene encoding uncharacterized protein: MQFRNFRQDALSITDYCCRLESMATSLAEFSDPISDRQLVLTLLRGLSGKFRHMVSILKMHRPFPTFAEARTHLLLEEMEIDAWPPSPPSAVIAATPRPTVLGAPAPPCLGTFPPAHPPGAPTGGQRNGHRCRCG; this comes from the coding sequence ATGCAGTTCCGCAACTTCCGCCAAGACGCCCTGAGCATCACCGACTACTGTTGCCGTCTCGAGTCGATGGCCACCTCTCTCGCTGAGTTCAGCGACCCCATCAGCGATCGACAGCTGGTGCTCACGCTCCTCCGTGGCTTGAGTGGCAAGTTCCGCCATATGGTGTCCATCCTCAAGATGCATCGCCCGTTCCCGACGTTTGCAGAGGCCCGGACACACCTCttgctggaggaaatggagattGATGCCTGGCCACCATCGCCGCCATCCGCTGTCATTGCTGCCACTCCACGCCCGACGGTGCTTGGGGCACCAGCGCCTCCATGCCTGGGGACGTTCCCCCCTGCGCACCCTCCTGGTGCACCCACTGGTGGCCAACGCAACGGCCATCGTTGTAGATGCGGTTGA
- the LOC136474321 gene encoding uncharacterized protein isoform X2, giving the protein MSEVKPVIDHARGDGLSVQRIISELKKITNPVEEKLGADDNSSSRKFNATSLKMLLKKEMSKEAESKRRPIIARLMGLEEDLPTKEPIVHVSDLSRDLNATNNTLQEKERHQFTMLKTQNDQSCHEKIECNDVYEVSEGQSGNSQKGWCLENKSKQFDTAQDKIMEPEHFAIEEKLLCTKELPEALVFPCSNRDLFLEFPEEHNPTFSRQSSGLHANRAPPQTKPITVLKPIRSVDINGIRRSKAEIGKQNVLKMRRFHQIPSSKEEIPSQPGRIVLLRPTPGKPGISKAKLTSRATSFQLTNRNSLSGSLDDNQASIGSAGLAHGIMQRQQDGCHQRDDSLLSSAYSNGYGGDESSFSDSEVDYTSGSDINYIEDGDTLSDSEGGSPLSKHSWNYIRRYEGQCSSSSFSKISHFSESSVIVEAKKQLSDRWSMVTCNETSQVQLSRRKCTLGEMLSIKEAKKDEATTGMFSVSSNQSCHLENELTTRSTNVTTSRKNDDNGERSSRKLPRSKSVPVISSTSDNMVVNVQASNPESCKLKVAVVSNKGKSAFKGRVSDFFLSKSKKPRRQVSTYHPSDYFAERLEGCIIHSRQDCNHEMDAIEKAMHCEDRFDSFPTRISASTSDRTTSGASVSLDSSTRNLDKLGVNKCLNSNRDQPSPTSVLDAPSEDSSCNEPETPGITTSKNAISRSSAIETVARFLSWDDTASESQSLCNPKPSSRLPDVDDDESECHVLVQNIMSSAGLGTSQSRMVFTGWHLPDHPLDPVLYNKVSELQEKSSYRRLLSDCVNVALIEIGENTLLSAFPWSKRHSRTWRGTSSPDLGVEVWSILKDWIYGARMFVVSKRDNAGIILDRIVKQEVEARGWVKLMMAQVVDITEELEGGVMEELVEEALLDFYSLFAMMRYRL; this is encoded by the exons ATGTCTGAAGTAAAGCCAGTAATTGATCACGCTCGTGGAGATG GATTATCGGTTCAAAGAATCATCTCAGAATTGAAGAAAATTACCAATCCTGTCGAGGAAAAACTT GGTGCTGATGACAATTCTTCAAGCAGAAAATTTAATGCAACATCATTAAAAATGTTattaaagaaggagatgtctaaAGAAGCGGAGTCAAAGAGAAGACCTATCATTGCCAGATTAATGGGTCTTGAGGAGGATTTACCTACTAAAGAACCAATTGTACACGTAAGTGACTTGAGTAGAGATTTAAATGCCACAAACAACACCTTACAGGAAAAAGAACGCCATCAGTTCACAATGTTGAAGACACAAAATGACCAATCCTGTCATGAAAAAATTGAATGCAATGATGTTTATGAAGTATCTGAAGGACAATCAGGAAATTCACAGAAAGGATGGTGTTTGGAGAACAAGAGTAAGCAATTCGATACTGCACAAGACAAGATCATGGAACCAGAACACTTTGCCATTGAAGAGAAGCTCCTTTGTACAAAGGAGTTACCTGAAGCTCTTGTTTTTCCATGTTCAAATAGAGATTTATTTCTTGAATTTCCTGAAGAACATAACCCCACTTTCTCAAGACAGTCAAGTGGGCTTCACGCAAACCGAGCACCGCCTCAGACCAAACCCATTACAGTGCTGAAACCAATTAGATCTGTTGATATTAATGGCATAAGACGATCCAAGGCAGAAATTGGTAAGCAAAATGTATTGAAGATGAGAAGGTTCCATCAGATTCCTAGTTCAAAGGAAGAGATACCTTCCCAGCCAGGTAGAATAGTACTTTTGAGGCCTACCCCAGGGAAGCCTGGTATATCAAAGGCAAAGCTGACCTCCAGGGCAACTTCATTTCAGTTAACTAACCGTAACAGTCTCAGTGGATCATTAGATGATAACCAGGCATCCATAGGATCTGCAGGACTAGCACATGGTATCATGCAGCGCCAGCAAGATGGATGTCACCAAAGAGATGATTCTTTATTATCTTCTGCATACTCAAATGGATATGGGGGAGATGAAAGCTCATTCAGTGATTCAGAAGTTGATTATACCAGTGGTTCTGATATCAACTATATTGAAGATGGTGATACCCTGAGTGACTCCGAGGGAGGTAGCCCTCTGTCAAAACATTCATGGAATTACATAAGAAGATATGAAGGTCAATGCTCAAGCTCATCCTTCAGCAAAATCTCCCACTTTTCTGAGTCATCAGTAATCGTGGAGGCcaaaaaacagctttcagatCGATGGTCAATGGTTACCTGCAATGAGACGAGTCAAGTGCAACTGTCGAGGAGAAAATGCACGTTAGGTGAGATGCTCTCCATTAAGGAAGCAAAGAAAGATGAGGCCACCACTGGGATGTTTTCTGTTTCCAGTAACCAGTCATGTCACCTGGAAAATGAACTGACTACACGTTCTACAAATGTAACTACTTCTAGAAAGAATGATGACAATGGGGAGAGATCTTCTAGGAAATTGCCAAGATCAAAATCTGTTCCAGTGATTTCATCCACGTCTGATAACATGGTGGTgaatgtgcaagcttcaaatccTGAGAGCTGCAAACTGAAAGTGGCTGTTGTGTCAAATAAAGGAAAATCAGCTTTCAAGGGAAGAGTTTCGGATTTTTTCTTGTCTAAAAGTAAAAAGCCAAGAAGGCAGGTGTCCACTTATCACCCATCTGATTACTTTGCTGAGAGGCTTGAAGGTTGTATTATTCATAGTAGACAGGATTGCAATCATGAAATGGATGCCATTGAGAAAGCGATGCATTGTGAGGACAGATTTGATAGTTTTCCGACACGAATATCAGCTAGCACATCAGAT AGAACAACTTCTGGTGCTTCTGTATCATTGGACAGTTCAACCAGAAACCTGGATAAACTAGGAGTAAATAAATGCCTAAATAGTAACCGTGATCAACCAAGCCCTACCTCAGTTCTTGATGCACCCTCTGAAGATAGCAGTTGTAATGAACCTGAAACACCTGGAATAACTACTTCCAAGAATGCAA TATCAAGATCTTCAGCAATTGAAACTGTTGCCCGTTTCTTATCGTGGGATGACACTGCCTCAGAGTCACAGTCACTTTGTAACCCAAAGCCGAGTTCTCGTCTCCCTGAtgtagatgatgatgagtcagaaTGCCATGTCCTTGTGCAAAATATAATGTCATCAGCTGGATTAGGCACTTCACAATCACGTATGGTTTTCACCGGTTGGCATTTACCTGACCACCCTCTTGACCCGGTACTGTACAACAAAGTATCGGAGCTGCAGGAGAAAAGTTCATACAGAAGGCTTCTTTCTGACTGCGTGAATGTTGCTCTAATCGAGATTGGCGAGAACACCTTACTGAGCGCATTCCCATGGAGTAAAAGACACTCCAGGACATGGAGGGGCACCTCATCTCCTGATTTGGGTGTAGAAGTCTGGAGTATCCTGAAGGACTGGATATATGGGGCACGGATGTTTGTGGTGAGCAAGAGAGATAATGCTGGGATCATATTGGACAGAATTGTGAAGCAGGAGGTCGAAGCAAGAGGGTGGGTGAAACTGATGATGGCGCAGGTGGTTGACATCACTGAGGAGCTCGAGGGGGGAGTAATGGAGGAGCTGGTTGAAGAAGCGTTGCTGGATTTTTACAGTTTGTTTGCAATGATGAGATATCGATTGTAA
- the LOC136474321 gene encoding uncharacterized protein isoform X1, protein MSEVKPVIDHARGDGLSVQRIISELKKITNPVEEKLGADDNSSSRKFNATSLKMLLKKEMSKEAESKRRPIIARLMGLEEDLPTKEPIVHVSDLSRDLNATNNTLQEKERHQFTMLKTQNDQSCHEKIECNDVYEVSEGQSGNSQKGWCLENKSKQFDTAQDKIMEPEHFAIEEKLLCTKELPEALVFPCSNRDLFLEFPEEHNPTFSRQSSGLHANRAPPQTKPITVLKPIRSVDINGIRRSKAEIGKQNVLKMRRFHQIPSSKEEIPSQPGRIVLLRPTPGKPGISKAKLTSRATSFQLTNRNSLSGSLDDNQASIGSAGLAHGIMQRQQDGCHQRDDSLLSSAYSNGYGGDESSFSDSEVDYTSGSDINYIEDGDTLSDSEGGSPLSKHSWNYIRRYEGQCSSSSFSKISHFSESSVIVEAKKQLSDRWSMVTCNETSQVQLSRRKCTLGEMLSIKEAKKDEATTGMFSVSSNQSCHLENELTTRSTNVTTSRKNDDNGERSSRKLPRSKSVPVISSTSDNMVVNVQASNPESCKLKVAVVSNKGKSAFKGRVSDFFLSKSKKPRRQVSTYHPSDYFAERLEGCIIHSRQDCNHEMDAIEKAMHCEDRFDSFPTRISASTSDRTTSGASVSLDSSTRNLDKLGVNKCLNSNRDQPSPTSVLDAPSEDSSCNEPETPGITTSKNATVSRSSAIETVARFLSWDDTASESQSLCNPKPSSRLPDVDDDESECHVLVQNIMSSAGLGTSQSRMVFTGWHLPDHPLDPVLYNKVSELQEKSSYRRLLSDCVNVALIEIGENTLLSAFPWSKRHSRTWRGTSSPDLGVEVWSILKDWIYGARMFVVSKRDNAGIILDRIVKQEVEARGWVKLMMAQVVDITEELEGGVMEELVEEALLDFYSLFAMMRYRL, encoded by the exons ATGTCTGAAGTAAAGCCAGTAATTGATCACGCTCGTGGAGATG GATTATCGGTTCAAAGAATCATCTCAGAATTGAAGAAAATTACCAATCCTGTCGAGGAAAAACTT GGTGCTGATGACAATTCTTCAAGCAGAAAATTTAATGCAACATCATTAAAAATGTTattaaagaaggagatgtctaaAGAAGCGGAGTCAAAGAGAAGACCTATCATTGCCAGATTAATGGGTCTTGAGGAGGATTTACCTACTAAAGAACCAATTGTACACGTAAGTGACTTGAGTAGAGATTTAAATGCCACAAACAACACCTTACAGGAAAAAGAACGCCATCAGTTCACAATGTTGAAGACACAAAATGACCAATCCTGTCATGAAAAAATTGAATGCAATGATGTTTATGAAGTATCTGAAGGACAATCAGGAAATTCACAGAAAGGATGGTGTTTGGAGAACAAGAGTAAGCAATTCGATACTGCACAAGACAAGATCATGGAACCAGAACACTTTGCCATTGAAGAGAAGCTCCTTTGTACAAAGGAGTTACCTGAAGCTCTTGTTTTTCCATGTTCAAATAGAGATTTATTTCTTGAATTTCCTGAAGAACATAACCCCACTTTCTCAAGACAGTCAAGTGGGCTTCACGCAAACCGAGCACCGCCTCAGACCAAACCCATTACAGTGCTGAAACCAATTAGATCTGTTGATATTAATGGCATAAGACGATCCAAGGCAGAAATTGGTAAGCAAAATGTATTGAAGATGAGAAGGTTCCATCAGATTCCTAGTTCAAAGGAAGAGATACCTTCCCAGCCAGGTAGAATAGTACTTTTGAGGCCTACCCCAGGGAAGCCTGGTATATCAAAGGCAAAGCTGACCTCCAGGGCAACTTCATTTCAGTTAACTAACCGTAACAGTCTCAGTGGATCATTAGATGATAACCAGGCATCCATAGGATCTGCAGGACTAGCACATGGTATCATGCAGCGCCAGCAAGATGGATGTCACCAAAGAGATGATTCTTTATTATCTTCTGCATACTCAAATGGATATGGGGGAGATGAAAGCTCATTCAGTGATTCAGAAGTTGATTATACCAGTGGTTCTGATATCAACTATATTGAAGATGGTGATACCCTGAGTGACTCCGAGGGAGGTAGCCCTCTGTCAAAACATTCATGGAATTACATAAGAAGATATGAAGGTCAATGCTCAAGCTCATCCTTCAGCAAAATCTCCCACTTTTCTGAGTCATCAGTAATCGTGGAGGCcaaaaaacagctttcagatCGATGGTCAATGGTTACCTGCAATGAGACGAGTCAAGTGCAACTGTCGAGGAGAAAATGCACGTTAGGTGAGATGCTCTCCATTAAGGAAGCAAAGAAAGATGAGGCCACCACTGGGATGTTTTCTGTTTCCAGTAACCAGTCATGTCACCTGGAAAATGAACTGACTACACGTTCTACAAATGTAACTACTTCTAGAAAGAATGATGACAATGGGGAGAGATCTTCTAGGAAATTGCCAAGATCAAAATCTGTTCCAGTGATTTCATCCACGTCTGATAACATGGTGGTgaatgtgcaagcttcaaatccTGAGAGCTGCAAACTGAAAGTGGCTGTTGTGTCAAATAAAGGAAAATCAGCTTTCAAGGGAAGAGTTTCGGATTTTTTCTTGTCTAAAAGTAAAAAGCCAAGAAGGCAGGTGTCCACTTATCACCCATCTGATTACTTTGCTGAGAGGCTTGAAGGTTGTATTATTCATAGTAGACAGGATTGCAATCATGAAATGGATGCCATTGAGAAAGCGATGCATTGTGAGGACAGATTTGATAGTTTTCCGACACGAATATCAGCTAGCACATCAGAT AGAACAACTTCTGGTGCTTCTGTATCATTGGACAGTTCAACCAGAAACCTGGATAAACTAGGAGTAAATAAATGCCTAAATAGTAACCGTGATCAACCAAGCCCTACCTCAGTTCTTGATGCACCCTCTGAAGATAGCAGTTGTAATGAACCTGAAACACCTGGAATAACTACTTCCAAGAATGCAA CAGTATCAAGATCTTCAGCAATTGAAACTGTTGCCCGTTTCTTATCGTGGGATGACACTGCCTCAGAGTCACAGTCACTTTGTAACCCAAAGCCGAGTTCTCGTCTCCCTGAtgtagatgatgatgagtcagaaTGCCATGTCCTTGTGCAAAATATAATGTCATCAGCTGGATTAGGCACTTCACAATCACGTATGGTTTTCACCGGTTGGCATTTACCTGACCACCCTCTTGACCCGGTACTGTACAACAAAGTATCGGAGCTGCAGGAGAAAAGTTCATACAGAAGGCTTCTTTCTGACTGCGTGAATGTTGCTCTAATCGAGATTGGCGAGAACACCTTACTGAGCGCATTCCCATGGAGTAAAAGACACTCCAGGACATGGAGGGGCACCTCATCTCCTGATTTGGGTGTAGAAGTCTGGAGTATCCTGAAGGACTGGATATATGGGGCACGGATGTTTGTGGTGAGCAAGAGAGATAATGCTGGGATCATATTGGACAGAATTGTGAAGCAGGAGGTCGAAGCAAGAGGGTGGGTGAAACTGATGATGGCGCAGGTGGTTGACATCACTGAGGAGCTCGAGGGGGGAGTAATGGAGGAGCTGGTTGAAGAAGCGTTGCTGGATTTTTACAGTTTGTTTGCAATGATGAGATATCGATTGTAA